A region from the Desulfuromonadales bacterium genome encodes:
- a CDS encoding AAA family ATPase, with product MAKRIFVAATGQNSGKTTTSLSLLHLARRKYDRIGFIKPIGPKLATLNGRLVDKDAALMAQVYGLEKYLEYMSPVVLQPGTTKKVLEGEISTADFEQKVLKAVEVLDRECDFLIVEGAGHSGVGTVLGMSNAHIARMVDAPVMMVTGGGIGNVVDSVGMNAALFHQKGAEIRAIVANKIMPEKREETLHYLNLAFRNSGIKVIGGFNYQPILANPTLRRISSVLGLPIRGNSEEDMRIVHHVQIGAASTQRVVEILQESTLLLVTSSRDELLVTLANLYTLPEYRSKIVGLIIPGVAPLSNITQKILDRSNIPYMRTERTTTEIFLDVSEDVSKLTAEDNEKIALIQTLAEKRFDFDLIDALFA from the coding sequence ATGGCCAAAAGAATATTCGTGGCGGCGACGGGACAGAACAGCGGCAAGACTACGACCAGTCTCTCACTGCTGCACCTTGCCCGCAGGAAATACGACAGGATAGGCTTCATCAAGCCGATCGGCCCGAAATTGGCGACGTTGAATGGGCGACTGGTCGACAAGGACGCGGCTCTCATGGCCCAGGTGTACGGGCTCGAAAAGTACCTTGAATACATGTCGCCGGTGGTGTTGCAGCCAGGAACCACCAAAAAGGTGCTGGAGGGGGAGATTTCAACGGCCGATTTCGAGCAGAAGGTCCTGAAGGCGGTCGAGGTGCTGGACAGGGAATGTGATTTTCTTATTGTCGAGGGAGCGGGACACAGTGGCGTCGGCACCGTCCTCGGCATGAGCAATGCGCATATCGCCCGGATGGTTGATGCACCGGTAATGATGGTCACTGGCGGCGGCATCGGCAACGTGGTCGACTCGGTCGGTATGAACGCCGCCCTGTTCCATCAGAAAGGGGCAGAGATCAGGGCGATCGTGGCCAACAAGATCATGCCGGAAAAACGCGAGGAAACCCTCCATTACCTGAATCTGGCTTTTCGGAATAGCGGCATCAAGGTCATCGGTGGCTTCAACTATCAGCCTATCCTCGCCAATCCGACCTTGCGCCGAATTTCCAGCGTGCTGGGGCTCCCCATTCGAGGTAACAGCGAGGAGGACATGCGTATCGTTCACCACGTCCAGATTGGCGCTGCTTCCACCCAGCGGGTGGTTGAAATATTGCAGGAATCAACCTTGCTCCTGGTGACCAGTTCGCGCGATGAGTTGCTGGTGACCCTGGCCAACCTGTACACTCTGCCCGAATACCGTTCGAAAATCGTTGGACTGATCATCCCCGGAGTTGCGCCCCTGTCCAATATTACCCAGAAGATTCTCGACCGCAGCAACATCCCCTATATGCGCACCGAACGCACGACGACCGAAATTTTTCTGGATGTTTCCGAAGACGTTTCCAAACTCACTGCCGAAGACAACGAAAAGATCGCCCTGATTCAGACCCTGGCGGAAAAACGTTTCGACTTTGACCTTATCGACGCTTTGTTCGCATAG